A window of Chryseobacterium shandongense genomic DNA:
CTGTGAAGTCTAAGCTTAATCAAGTTAAAAAAGATTTTCAATTAAATTAAGAAAAAAACAACCATACAATGGCAGAAATAAATCCGGCAGAAGTATCTGCGATCTTAAAACAGCAATTGGCCAACTTCGATACTCAATCAAACGTTGAGGAAGTAGGTACAGTTTTAACCATCGGTGATGGTATTGCTCGTGTATACGGGTTAGAAAACGTACAATACGGAGAGTTGGTGAAATTTTCTAGTGATGTAGAAGGTATTGTACTTAACCTTGAAGAAGACAACGTAGGTGTTGCGCTACTTGGTGAAAGTAAATTGGTAAAAGAAGGAGATACAGTAAAAAGAACAAACAGAATCTCTTCTATAAAAGTAGGAGAAGGTATGTTAGGAAGAGTAGTGGATACTCTTGGTAATCCTATCGATGGTAAAGGTCCTATTACCGGGGATTTATACGAAATGCCATTGGAAAGAAAAGCTCCGGGAGTTATCTACAGACAGCCGGTGACTGAACCATTACAGTCTGGTATCGTTGCAATCGACTCTATGATCCCTGTAGGAAGAGGACAAAGAGAGCTTATCATCGGTGACAGACAGACAGGTAAAACTACTGTTGCGATCGATACGATCATCAATCAAAAAGAATTCTATGAAGCAGGGCAACCTGTATATTGTATATATGTTGCTATCGGACAAAAAGCGTCTACTGTAGCACAAATTGTAAAAACACTTTCTGATAAAGGAGCTTTAGCATATACGGTAATCGTAGCAGCTAACGCATCAGATCCGGTTCCGATGCAGGTATATTCTGCAATGGCAGGAGCTGCGATCGGTGAGTTCTTCAGAGACACTGGTAGACCGGCACTAATCGTTTATGATGATTTATCTAAACAGGCGGTTGCTTACCGTGAGCTTTCTCTTCTATTGAGAAGACCACCGGGCCGTGAAGCTTATCCTGGAGACGTTTTCTATCTTCACTCAAGATTATTGGAAAGAGCGGCAAAAGTGATCGCTGATGATCAGATCGCGAGCCAGATGAACGATTTACCAGAGTCTCTAAGACCAATTGTAAAAGGTGGTGGTTCATTAACAGCACTTCCAATTATCGAAACTCAGGCGGGTGACGTTTCTGCGTATATTCCTACCAACGTAATCTCAATTACAGACGGACAGATCTTCTTGGAGTCAGATCTATTCAACTCAGGGGTTCGTCCTGCGATCAACGTAGGGATCTCTGTATCGAGAGTAGGAGGTAACGCTCAGATCAAATCAATGAAAAAAGTTTCTGGTACGCTTAAATTAGACCAGGCTCAATATAAAGAATTAGAAGCGTTTGCTAAGTTCGGTTCTGACCTTGATGCTGCTACATTAGCAGTAATCTCCAAAGGGGAAAGAAATGTGGAAATCCTTAAGCA
This region includes:
- the atpA gene encoding F0F1 ATP synthase subunit alpha, producing MAEINPAEVSAILKQQLANFDTQSNVEEVGTVLTIGDGIARVYGLENVQYGELVKFSSDVEGIVLNLEEDNVGVALLGESKLVKEGDTVKRTNRISSIKVGEGMLGRVVDTLGNPIDGKGPITGDLYEMPLERKAPGVIYRQPVTEPLQSGIVAIDSMIPVGRGQRELIIGDRQTGKTTVAIDTIINQKEFYEAGQPVYCIYVAIGQKASTVAQIVKTLSDKGALAYTVIVAANASDPVPMQVYSAMAGAAIGEFFRDTGRPALIVYDDLSKQAVAYRELSLLLRRPPGREAYPGDVFYLHSRLLERAAKVIADDQIASQMNDLPESLRPIVKGGGSLTALPIIETQAGDVSAYIPTNVISITDGQIFLESDLFNSGVRPAINVGISVSRVGGNAQIKSMKKVSGTLKLDQAQYKELEAFAKFGSDLDAATLAVISKGERNVEILKQPVNSPLPVDSQVAMIYAGTENLLRNVPIRKVKEFQIEYIEFLRSKHPDTMAAIKAGKIDDSITGVLKQAANDLASKYN